A genomic window from Alkalihalobacillus sp. AL-G includes:
- a CDS encoding thioredoxin family protein, whose product MIKQGFSITEEEHLEAVENLLNGEVEKVELEDAYYEPQDSTSELEEQLAQTKFKLGMEYSKSGRKEEALKELDKAIMLDSNNFLIRKQRWYIRYPEKFSPDIDTEWQQKQLEKEKEQEARMKGIDCGPEGCVIPGTTKNEESK is encoded by the coding sequence TTGATAAAACAAGGTTTTAGCATTACCGAAGAAGAACACTTGGAAGCCGTTGAAAACTTATTGAATGGAGAAGTTGAAAAAGTCGAATTAGAAGACGCTTATTATGAACCTCAGGATTCAACCTCTGAATTGGAGGAACAGCTTGCACAAACCAAATTTAAACTTGGGATGGAATATTCAAAAAGCGGAAGGAAAGAAGAAGCATTAAAAGAACTGGATAAAGCGATCATGCTTGATTCCAATAACTTTTTAATTCGAAAGCAACGCTGGTACATTCGCTATCCGGAAAAATTTTCACCAGACATCGATACGGAATGGCAGCAAAAACAGCTGGAAAAAGAGAAGGAACAAGAGGCTCGAATGAAAGGAATCGATTGTGGCCCAGAAGGTT